The Deferribacter autotrophicus genomic sequence ATTAAAGGAAGCTACTACCACAATGAGAGTCAGGATTACAAACATGGCTGCTTTTTCCAGCTTTAATGCAGAAAAAAGATTTCTGTTCATACTAAGCCAATCCCTAGCCCAATAAGGAAACCCCAATACCTTTTGAATATCTGCAGCAATTTTACCGCTCTTATTAAAATCAACGGTTTTTACGGATAATCCCGTAACTCCATCTCTGGTTATTTTAAAAAAACTCTTCAAATCATCCAGAAACACAAATATTAATGAATTATTGTATTCGTACATTCCGGTATCAAAAATCGCTGCCACTTCAAAATGTTTCATTATAGGAGTAAATCCAAAGGGACCTTTTTTGCCAAAAGGAGAAATCAACACCACATCATCACCAATAGCAAGCCCCATTGTCTGCGCAAGATCTTTCCCCAGAGCTACTTTCGGCTTACCCTCCTTTTTTGAAAGATAGTATATATCCCCTTCTTTTATAAATTTTCCTAAATTTGTAGCTTTCACCTCAAGTTCAGGAATTATCCCTTTTACAGCCACACCGTTTACAGCATCTTTGGTACTCACAAGCACCTGGCTCATTATAAATGGAGAAACCGCCTCCACTCCCTTAACAGTTTCAACCTTTTTTACAACATCCTGCCAGTTTTCAATGGGCGTGCCATCAAGTCTGTTTATCACAATATGTGAATTTGCTCCCACAATCTTCTCTTTTAGATTTTCCGAAAATCCTGTCAAAACACTTGTGACCACTATAAGAGTGGCTACCCCAAGCACAATTCCTACTATAGAAATAAAAGATATAAAAGATAGTACTTTTGATGACTTTTTAGAACGCAAATATCTATAAGCAATAAAATTATCTATTTTAGCCACAAATTACTCCCATTCAATGGTAGCAGGTGGTTTTGAACTTATATCATAAACTACTCTGTTTATCCCTTTTACCTCATTAATAATCCTGTTCGAAATCCTCGCCAGCACATCATAAGGGATTCTTCCCCAGTCTGCTGTCATCCCATCAAGACTTGTAACCGCTCTAAAAGCCAAGACATGCTCATAAGTCCTCTCATCCCCCATTACTCCCACACTTTTAACGGGTAAAAGTACTGTAAATGCCTGCCAAATCTCCCTGTAAAGTCCTGCCTTTTTTATCTCTTCAATTGCTATAAAATCAGCTTCTCTTAAAATGTTAAGGCGCTCCTTCGTTACATCCCCTAGCACCCTTATTGCAAGTCCTGGTCCAGGGAATGGATGCCTATAAACAATATCTTCAGGTAAACCTAGTTCTAACCCCACCTGTCTTACTTCATCTTTGAACAATTCTCTTAGAGGCTCAATCAGTTTAAAATTCATCTTTTCTGGTAATCCACCCACATTGTGATGAGTCTTGATGGTAGCGGAAGGCCCCTTAAAAGATACTGATTCAATCACATCAGGATAAAGAGTCCCCTGTGCCAAAAAATGAAACTCACCAAGTTTTGATGCTTCCCTTTCAAATATCTTTATGAATAGATTACCAATAATTTTACGCTTTCTCTCAGGCTCTGTTACACCCCTAAGAGATTTTAAAAACTCTTCTTCAGCATCCACATACACAAGATTTATCTTAAAATTCTCTTTAAATGTTTTTACTACCTGTTCAGGCTCATTTTTTCTAAGTAAACCGTTATTCACAAATACACAGGTTAGCTGGTCACCGATAGCTTCATGTAAAAGTACTGCCACCACAGAGGAATCGACACCACCACTAAGTGCACAAAGAACCCTTTTATCACCCACCATTTCACGTATTTTTTCAATCTCATTGAGTATAAAATTTCCTGGAGTCCAGACAGGAAGACAGTTACATACTTTTATAGCAAAATTTGCTAGAAGCTGACTTCCATAATCTGTGTGAGCTACCTCTGGATGAAATTGAATTGCATAATAAGGTTTTTCTTTATGCTTCATGGCTGCAATGGGGGAATTTGCAGTAAATCCAATTACTTCAAAATCTGATGGAATTTCCTCGAGTCTGTCCCCATGACTCATCCACACCTTTAATTTTCCGTTATCCAAAGGGATATCATCAAAAAGAAGATCATCTTTTTTAATCATCAGTTCTGCATGGCCATACTCTCTTTTTTGCGCTTTTGCTACAACACCTCCGAAATGAGTACACATCAATTGCATACCGTAACAGATACCAAGTACAGGGACACCAAGTTCATAAATATCTTTATCAATTATCGGAGCACCAACATCATAAACACTTTTTGGACCACCAGAAAGTATGATTCCTTTCGGATTAAAGTCTTTAATTTTATCTATACCACAATTGAATGGAAAAATTTCACAATAAACTCTGCTTTCTCTAATTCTTCTTGCAATGAGCTGAGTATACTGCGAACCAAAATCAAGAATTAAAATTTTATTATTCAAATAATCCATTTTTCACCTCAATTAACATATTTTTTGTTTTAAAAATGAGATCCTACTCCGCCCCAGAGCGAACTCAGGATGACAGATGAGTATCGTCATTCTGAACGAAGCGTAACAAAGTGAAGAATCTAAGATTCTTCACTAACTGGGGCGGACGAAAAACCTCATTTTATTTAACCATACTAATTTATCATTTATCATTCATAAAATTTAACATTATAATCTTTAAATAGTTCTCCAATAGTTTGGTGCTTCTTTAGTAATTATTACATCATGAACATGACTTTCCCCTAATCCAGCATATGTAATTTTAACAAACTTTCCTTTTTGTTTTAATTCTTCAATGGTAGCACAACCACAATAACCCATTCCAGACTTCAATCCACCTACAAGCTGATAGATGGTATGACTCAAATCCCCTTTATAATGAACTCTACCTTCAATTCCTTCAGGCACAAATTTACTCTCCATCTCCATTTCATCTTGAAAATACCTGTCTTTGCTCCCTTTTTTCATAGCTCCCAAAGAGCCCATTCCTCTATAAACCTTATAACTTCTTCCCTGATACAGTTCAATCTCACCAGGAGATTCTGTAGTTCCTGCAAGGAGTGAGCCAATCATAACCACAGATGCTCCAGCAGCTAATGCTTTTACAATATCACCAGAATATTTAATACCACCATCAGCAATTATAGGAATGTTGTATTTATCAGCCACTTCAGCACAATCCATTATAGCTGTTATCTGGGGAACCCCAACTCCAGCCACAACCCTTGTGGTACAAATAGAACCAGGACCGATTCCTACCTTCACACAATCAGCCCCAGCCTTTATCAAATCTTCACAAGCTTCAGCTGTAGCCACATTCCCAGCCACAAGGTCAAGTTCAGGATACTTTTTCTTTATTGCCTTTACCGTTTCAATAACTTTCTCCGAATGACCATGCGCAGTATCAACCACTATCACATCCACATTTTTCTCAACCAAGGCGTCCACTCTATCCATCGTGTCAGGTGCAATACCCACAGCAGCACCTACCCTTAACCTACCAAGTTCATCTTTAGTTGCATTAGGATATTTTAATTTTTTATTTATATCTTTGATTGTGATTAGCCCTTTTAATTCAAAATTATCATCCACAACTAATAATTTTTCTATTCTGTGCTTCTGCAAAAGCTCTTTAGCCTCATCAAGAGACGTTCCAACAGGCACTGTAATAAGATTATCCTTCGTCATAAATTCTTCTACTTTTCTATGATACTCCTCTAAAAACCTCAAATCCCTGTTTGTAATAATCCCCACAAGCTTATGCCCTTTAACTACTGGAATACCACTAATTTTGTATTTTGCCATTAAATCAAGGGCATCTTTCACCGTCTTATCCGGCTCTATGGTTATAGGATCCACAATCATTCCACTTTCTGATCTTTTAACCTTGTCCACCTCTTCAGCTTGTTCCTCAATACTCATATTTTTATGAATAAAACCCAAACCTCCTTCCTGTGCAATTGCAATAGCCATTTTTGCTTCGGTTACTGTATCCATGGCAGCACTGACAATGGGAATATTCAATTCGATTTTATCAGTCAACTTAGTCTTTGTAGAAACATCTTTCGGCAAAACACTGCTTCGTTGTGGTACAAGTAAAACATCATCGAAAGTCAATGCTTCTTTTATAATCTTTTTGCTATACATATAACACCTCATATATTTTTTTACACTTTTTAACCAAAATAATCAGACAAAATAAAATCGATAAATTTAATATCCCCAGTCTCTGCTGTACCTGAAGTCTTTACCAATAGTTCTGTTACTCACCTTTGCAATTACAGGTAGTTGTCTTTTAAACTGATTACGTCTAATCCTTTCATAAACATCTTTTACAAATCCCTCGTCAAATCCCATTCTTACTAGCTCTTGTTTACTTCTCCTTTCATCAATCATTGCATACAGCAGTTTATCCACATCTTTATAGGAAAATCCAAGTTCATCCTCATCACTTTGACCAACCCATAAGTCTGCTGTAGGCTTCTTCTTTATAACCTTTTCAGGGATACCTAAATACTCTGCCAAATCCCAAACTTGTGTTTTGTATAAATCACCTATTGGATTAAGTGCCGAAGCCATATCTCCATACCAGGTACCATATCCAAGCAACAATTCGGTTTTATTGCTTGTACCCAATACCAAGGCATTGTTTTCAGCAGATTTGTCAAAAAGAACAATCATCCTCATCCTTGCCATTACATTACCTTTTCTAACCCTGGAAATATCAGCAAACTTCTCAAAATAAGGATCAACAAAAGGTGTTATTTCAATAACATCAAAATTAACACCTAAAAAATCAGCTACCAGCTTAGCATCATTAAGACTTTCTTCACTGCTTGTTTTATAAGGTAGTGCATATGCATACACTCTCTCTTTTCCAAGAGCTAATGTGGCCAAAGTAGCACTTAAAGCAGAGTCAATCCCCCCGCTAAGTCCCACAACTACATTTCTTAATCCCACTTTTTCCACTTCATCTTTAATAAAAGATGTAAGAACTTTCGTAACATATTCATGATTGAGTCTCATGACACACCTTTATCTAATTAGTTTTGCAATAATTGAAGCTTTATCATCTTTTAAAAATGGAGAAACAATTCTTGCTCTTCTAACTTCATCTTTATCCAATCTGGTCGTAGCAATTTCCTTATCGAAAAGACAACATTCCTTTATAATTTCACCCATTGGAGAAAAAATCACTGATCCACCCCAAAAGGTAACCCCTTCTTCCACGCCAACTCTGTTTACAAAAACAGTATAAGCATTACAACTAAGTGACATATATTTTAGAGCTGTATACCAGAAATCTTTTGAATAAAACTTATTCTCTTCCAACCCTCTTGTAGGACTGTTTGATATCACAAAGATAACTTCAGCCTTT encodes the following:
- a CDS encoding lipoprotein-releasing ABC transporter permease subunit, with protein sequence MAKIDNFIAYRYLRSKKSSKVLSFISFISIVGIVLGVATLIVVTSVLTGFSENLKEKIVGANSHIVINRLDGTPIENWQDVVKKVETVKGVEAVSPFIMSQVLVSTKDAVNGVAVKGIIPELEVKATNLGKFIKEGDIYYLSKKEGKPKVALGKDLAQTMGLAIGDDVVLISPFGKKGPFGFTPIMKHFEVAAIFDTGMYEYNNSLIFVFLDDLKSFFKITRDGVTGLSVKTVDFNKSGKIAADIQKVLGFPYWARDWLSMNRNLFSALKLEKAAMFVILTLIVVVASFNIISLITMTVKDKRKDIAILRSFGASESLIRKIFVKQGLFIGIVGTLIGDVLGYLICIVLEKYKIISLPEDIYYMDRIPVKIMPGVFVIVTVCAVIITYISSLFPSRQAAKLDPIELLRNE
- the guaA gene encoding glutamine-hydrolyzing GMP synthase, whose amino-acid sequence is MDYLNNKILILDFGSQYTQLIARRIRESRVYCEIFPFNCGIDKIKDFNPKGIILSGGPKSVYDVGAPIIDKDIYELGVPVLGICYGMQLMCTHFGGVVAKAQKREYGHAELMIKKDDLLFDDIPLDNGKLKVWMSHGDRLEEIPSDFEVIGFTANSPIAAMKHKEKPYYAIQFHPEVAHTDYGSQLLANFAIKVCNCLPVWTPGNFILNEIEKIREMVGDKRVLCALSGGVDSSVVAVLLHEAIGDQLTCVFVNNGLLRKNEPEQVVKTFKENFKINLVYVDAEEEFLKSLRGVTEPERKRKIIGNLFIKIFEREASKLGEFHFLAQGTLYPDVIESVSFKGPSATIKTHHNVGGLPEKMNFKLIEPLRELFKDEVRQVGLELGLPEDIVYRHPFPGPGLAIRVLGDVTKERLNILREADFIAIEEIKKAGLYREIWQAFTVLLPVKSVGVMGDERTYEHVLAFRAVTSLDGMTADWGRIPYDVLARISNRIINEVKGINRVVYDISSKPPATIEWE
- the guaB gene encoding IMP dehydrogenase; this translates as MYSKKIIKEALTFDDVLLVPQRSSVLPKDVSTKTKLTDKIELNIPIVSAAMDTVTEAKMAIAIAQEGGLGFIHKNMSIEEQAEEVDKVKRSESGMIVDPITIEPDKTVKDALDLMAKYKISGIPVVKGHKLVGIITNRDLRFLEEYHRKVEEFMTKDNLITVPVGTSLDEAKELLQKHRIEKLLVVDDNFELKGLITIKDINKKLKYPNATKDELGRLRVGAAVGIAPDTMDRVDALVEKNVDVIVVDTAHGHSEKVIETVKAIKKKYPELDLVAGNVATAEACEDLIKAGADCVKVGIGPGSICTTRVVAGVGVPQITAIMDCAEVADKYNIPIIADGGIKYSGDIVKALAAGASVVMIGSLLAGTTESPGEIELYQGRSYKVYRGMGSLGAMKKGSKDRYFQDEMEMESKFVPEGIEGRVHYKGDLSHTIYQLVGGLKSGMGYCGCATIEELKQKGKFVKITYAGLGESHVHDVIITKEAPNYWRTI
- a CDS encoding NAD+ synthase; amino-acid sequence: MRLNHEYVTKVLTSFIKDEVEKVGLRNVVVGLSGGIDSALSATLATLALGKERVYAYALPYKTSSEESLNDAKLVADFLGVNFDVIEITPFVDPYFEKFADISRVRKGNVMARMRMIVLFDKSAENNALVLGTSNKTELLLGYGTWYGDMASALNPIGDLYKTQVWDLAEYLGIPEKVIKKKPTADLWVGQSDEDELGFSYKDVDKLLYAMIDERRSKQELVRMGFDEGFVKDVYERIRRNQFKRQLPVIAKVSNRTIGKDFRYSRDWGY